The following proteins are encoded in a genomic region of Flammeovirga pectinis:
- a CDS encoding DUF5723 family protein, with amino-acid sequence MKLLKYILISTAVLFISNTSSFAQQVNTLYFMNSVPQAIQYNPAKKSEYKWSVSFPVTNISANVYNQFNLDDVTYQENNKTYLDIDGFLNKLDKTNEQYSSVSSELFGIYFQKDRFGVNLTANVSSYEHLTYSKDLFKTVLKGPAQEGTLGNTQDFNSIANIYAFYDISLGGNYKVNDKFVIGARMKLMFGTYNIKAKINGSLLQGDGANMPIDISGNVDIEANGLGDIVDADGQIDIDDEEPLNSLSEFSNVGFAVDLGAVYQYDEKLTFEASVRNLGAIFWQDDRKYNYNASLADLSYSGMNPTDILNGETDDSFPTFSDSLVFKPTDGTDSKNTTLPTTVNLAATYEVWQHSTAGALFSQTFYEGEYYPSLTLSIDKQFGKFFGLGLSYTMDKASYANVGALVSFGFPGFQMYVVSDNLITAGLQWDKAKTANLRFGVNLPFGKVENKDAIDRKLEKRLN; translated from the coding sequence ATGAAATTATTAAAATATATACTCATTAGCACTGCTGTTTTGTTTATAAGCAATACGAGTAGTTTTGCACAGCAAGTAAATACACTTTACTTCATGAATAGTGTACCACAAGCTATTCAATATAACCCTGCGAAGAAGTCTGAATACAAATGGTCTGTATCGTTTCCAGTTACTAATATTTCTGCAAATGTGTACAACCAGTTTAATCTAGATGATGTAACTTACCAAGAGAATAACAAAACGTACCTTGATATTGATGGCTTTTTAAATAAGCTTGATAAAACAAACGAACAGTATTCTTCTGTATCATCAGAACTATTTGGTATTTACTTCCAGAAGGATAGATTTGGGGTAAATCTTACGGCAAATGTATCTTCTTATGAGCATTTAACGTACTCTAAAGACTTATTTAAAACAGTATTAAAAGGGCCAGCCCAAGAAGGGACTTTAGGAAATACTCAAGATTTTAATTCTATAGCCAATATCTACGCATTTTATGATATTTCTTTGGGTGGTAACTATAAAGTAAATGATAAATTTGTAATAGGTGCTAGAATGAAATTAATGTTTGGTACATACAATATTAAAGCAAAAATTAATGGTTCATTATTACAAGGTGATGGAGCAAATATGCCAATAGATATTTCAGGTAATGTTGATATAGAAGCAAATGGACTTGGAGATATTGTTGATGCTGACGGACAGATTGATATTGATGATGAGGAACCTTTAAATTCACTATCAGAATTTTCTAATGTTGGTTTCGCAGTAGATTTAGGTGCTGTTTATCAGTACGATGAGAAATTAACTTTTGAGGCTTCAGTAAGAAACTTAGGGGCTATTTTCTGGCAAGATGATAGAAAATACAATTACAATGCTTCTTTAGCAGATCTTTCGTACTCAGGTATGAACCCAACTGATATCTTAAATGGCGAAACAGACGATAGTTTCCCTACGTTCTCCGATTCATTGGTTTTTAAACCAACTGATGGAACCGATAGCAAAAATACAACTTTGCCAACTACAGTAAACTTAGCGGCTACTTATGAGGTTTGGCAACATTCAACAGCAGGTGCTTTGTTCTCTCAAACATTTTATGAAGGAGAATATTATCCATCTTTAACTTTATCTATTGACAAGCAATTTGGTAAGTTCTTCGGTTTAGGATTAAGTTATACAATGGATAAAGCAAGTTATGCTAACGTTGGTGCATTAGTATCTTTTGGCTTTCCTGGTTTCCAAATGTATGTTGTTTCAGATAATTTAATTACTGCGGGTTTACAATGGGATAAAGCAAAGACTGCAAACTTGCGTTTTGGTGTTAACTTGCCTTTTGGTAAAGTAGAAAATAAAGATGCTATTGATAGAAAATTAGAGAAGAGATTAAACTAG
- a CDS encoding TonB-dependent receptor gives MKSVYYLIFTVFFCGISFQNYAQNNGSIEGKVIDPSGDALPYAQVTLENTAFGVVTDADGNYSIKNVPYGEYIISAYYLGFDKENVSISLQSATFKLQIKMQSDITELDGVTVYGEYTKGQAKSLNEQKNAIGIKNIVSSEQFSTMPDRNGAEALQRIPGISIVRNRGEGQNIQIRGMASEYNQVQMNGTPMPGGEESRGAALDFMSADIMESIEIKKTLTPDMDGGAIGGAVNFSLKDAPSELSIKGVTSGGKNFHADPFNDGWGLGQQNHSLYIGNRFFNDKLGIFATGNYYQTNRGTVLEEYTLNDDDQLSRKRWNDYDVRRIRYGYNVGMDYQFNKDHTIRASYNSNFFNDDRRRGRTNFNYDYVDNSPDASLSKFSEDRETQTRAKRTVMDMFGIGGDHTFKNGITLDYKATHIVTTVDEPDGTQYYFTRNVGVDKIEGMDPWGLDGTMKIDPNNLLEMNKPVRLDTKENQEIDNSFVINASVPFKFLGEQSTLSSGYKLWHKDKTNTARRYMQQNNESIYMQTGTFYRRDLRFTDSEYQNLPLDAPTEVYSIRNQNYQADEMINAAYLIADLQWTSKFNTLIGARVEHTKNGYSFDEFNEDNGDYIRTLSDNSDYINILPSINAVYRFDERTSLKAAVAQGLSRPSFTSLIPREVIDDENYTISLSNPNLKPVTSTNFDFIFERYTSNMGYFTFGMFAKFLENQIYTSKNIEERDGQQWEISKPENGGSSHLYGFEVAYNKNLKDLNIPMFKWVNIMANYTFTLSEQELEDGRTVVMGNSPRDMANVILTYDNPKNGFMIALAGNYRGPLLISVADREDRDVYFNSQFHLDLSASYHINNSFTVFTQMNNLTNQMEIETYGNPIDQPILHQTEQYGPTVTVGLKFEL, from the coding sequence ATGAAATCAGTTTATTACCTAATTTTTACGGTATTCTTTTGCGGAATATCCTTTCAGAACTACGCTCAAAATAATGGCAGTATTGAAGGAAAAGTTATCGACCCTTCTGGAGACGCATTACCTTACGCACAAGTCACTTTAGAAAATACAGCCTTTGGAGTAGTAACAGATGCAGATGGCAACTATTCTATTAAAAATGTACCGTATGGAGAATACATTATCTCTGCCTATTACTTAGGCTTTGATAAAGAGAATGTATCTATTTCGTTACAGTCTGCAACATTTAAATTGCAGATAAAAATGCAATCTGATATTACCGAATTGGATGGTGTTACCGTTTATGGTGAATACACCAAAGGGCAAGCAAAATCTTTAAACGAGCAAAAGAATGCAATTGGAATAAAAAATATTGTATCGTCTGAACAGTTCTCTACAATGCCAGATAGAAACGGAGCTGAAGCATTACAAAGAATACCTGGTATTTCTATTGTTAGAAACCGAGGAGAAGGGCAAAATATTCAGATTAGAGGAATGGCTTCGGAGTACAATCAAGTACAAATGAATGGAACGCCAATGCCTGGTGGAGAAGAAAGCAGAGGAGCCGCTCTAGACTTTATGTCTGCAGATATCATGGAATCAATAGAAATAAAGAAAACATTAACGCCAGATATGGATGGTGGTGCAATTGGTGGTGCTGTCAATTTTTCATTAAAAGATGCTCCTTCAGAATTGTCTATCAAAGGTGTTACAAGTGGTGGTAAAAACTTTCATGCAGACCCTTTTAATGATGGCTGGGGACTTGGGCAGCAAAACCATAGTTTGTATATCGGTAACCGCTTTTTTAATGATAAGCTAGGCATTTTTGCTACAGGTAACTACTACCAAACAAATAGAGGTACTGTATTAGAAGAGTACACTTTAAACGATGATGATCAATTGTCTAGAAAACGTTGGAATGATTATGATGTAAGAAGAATACGTTACGGTTACAATGTTGGCATGGATTATCAATTTAATAAAGACCATACTATTAGAGCATCTTACAATTCTAACTTTTTTAATGATGATAGAAGAAGAGGAAGAACCAATTTTAACTATGATTATGTTGATAACAGTCCTGACGCTTCTCTTTCTAAATTCTCTGAAGATAGAGAAACGCAAACTCGTGCAAAAAGAACAGTAATGGATATGTTTGGTATTGGTGGTGACCATACTTTTAAAAATGGAATTACTTTAGATTATAAAGCCACTCATATTGTTACTACTGTTGACGAACCTGATGGAACACAATACTACTTTACTAGAAATGTTGGTGTTGATAAAATTGAAGGAATGGATCCTTGGGGGTTAGATGGAACGATGAAGATTGACCCTAACAACTTACTAGAAATGAATAAACCTGTGCGTTTAGATACCAAGGAAAATCAAGAAATAGACAACTCATTTGTGATAAACGCTTCCGTACCTTTCAAGTTTTTAGGAGAGCAATCTACTTTATCTTCTGGTTATAAACTTTGGCATAAAGACAAAACCAATACGGCAAGAAGGTATATGCAACAAAATAATGAGTCTATTTATATGCAAACAGGTACATTCTACAGAAGAGATTTAAGGTTTACAGATAGTGAATATCAAAATCTACCTTTAGATGCCCCTACTGAAGTGTACAGTATTAGAAACCAGAATTACCAAGCAGATGAGATGATAAACGCTGCCTATTTGATAGCTGACCTACAATGGACATCAAAGTTTAATACGCTTATTGGTGCTAGAGTGGAACATACAAAAAACGGGTATAGTTTTGATGAATTCAATGAAGACAACGGGGATTATATACGTACACTTTCTGATAACTCAGATTATATAAATATACTCCCCTCTATAAATGCGGTTTATAGATTTGATGAACGAACATCTCTAAAAGCAGCTGTTGCACAAGGATTAAGTAGACCTTCTTTTACATCTTTAATACCTAGAGAGGTTATAGACGATGAGAATTATACGATTAGTTTAAGTAACCCAAACCTTAAGCCTGTTACGTCTACCAATTTTGATTTTATTTTTGAGCGATATACTTCAAATATGGGTTATTTTACCTTTGGTATGTTTGCAAAATTCTTAGAAAACCAGATTTACACGTCTAAAAATATAGAAGAAAGAGATGGCCAACAATGGGAAATTTCTAAGCCAGAAAATGGTGGCAGTTCTCATTTATATGGTTTTGAAGTGGCCTACAATAAAAACCTAAAAGACTTAAACATTCCTATGTTTAAATGGGTAAACATTATGGCTAATTATACTTTCACACTCTCAGAACAAGAGCTTGAAGACGGTAGAACTGTTGTAATGGGAAATAGCCCTAGAGACATGGCCAATGTAATCTTAACTTACGATAATCCTAAAAATGGTTTCATGATTGCCCTTGCAGGTAATTACAGAGGACCGCTATTAATTAGCGTTGCTGACAGAGAAGATAGAGATGTTTATTTTAATTCTCAGTTTCATTTAGACCTTTCTGCAAGTTACCATATCAACAATTCATTTACGGTCTTTACACAGATGAATAACCTGACAAACCAAATGGAAATAGAAACTTACGGCAACCCAATTGATCAACCCATTTTACACCAAACGGAGCAATACGGCCCAACCGTTACTGTAGGTTTAAAGTTTGAATTATAA
- a CDS encoding pyridoxal phosphate-dependent aminotransferase — MRQKLLRDGANELSYEIRGIVKKADKLKTLGQKIYWENIGDPIQKNAEMPKWMRDIIAGLLNENGSFGYCHSKGVLETREFLADKTNALKGTQITAEDILFFNGLGDAISKLYQFLLPTSRIIGPSPAYSTHSSAEAAHANTTPLTYKLDPENHWYPDMDDLYLQIKYNPNIVGILIINPDNPTGMVYPTEILERFVAIAKEFNLFLVSDEIYSNVTYNGAKAHMLAEYIEDVPGIALKGISKEFPWPGSRCGWMEYYNRDNDIQFNALCQTLDNAKMIEVCSTKLPQMAIPRIMTDKRYLPYREEANKAIGRRAEIIANLLGDLPQLTFNKTYGAFYNTIIFKKGVLKEGQELQINNPKVAEMLSSWIEEKMPLDKRFVYYLLAAKGVCVVPISSFCSELQGFRVTLLEENEELLEETFTHIREAVLEYCK; from the coding sequence ATGAGACAAAAATTACTGAGAGACGGTGCTAATGAACTTAGCTATGAAATCCGTGGTATTGTAAAGAAAGCTGACAAACTGAAAACGTTAGGTCAGAAAATTTATTGGGAGAATATCGGTGATCCGATCCAAAAAAATGCAGAAATGCCTAAATGGATGCGTGATATTATTGCCGGTCTTCTAAATGAAAATGGCTCTTTTGGCTATTGTCATTCTAAAGGTGTTCTTGAGACAAGAGAATTCCTTGCAGATAAAACGAATGCTTTAAAAGGTACTCAAATTACTGCAGAAGATATCCTTTTCTTTAATGGACTAGGTGATGCAATTTCTAAGTTGTATCAATTTTTATTACCAACATCTAGAATAATTGGTCCCTCTCCTGCTTATTCTACGCACTCATCTGCAGAAGCCGCCCACGCCAATACAACGCCTTTAACATACAAACTCGATCCGGAAAACCATTGGTATCCAGATATGGACGATTTGTATCTTCAGATAAAATATAATCCAAACATTGTAGGTATCTTAATTATCAATCCAGATAATCCTACAGGTATGGTTTACCCTACAGAAATTTTAGAACGCTTTGTAGCAATAGCAAAAGAATTTAATCTGTTTTTAGTATCAGATGAAATCTATTCTAATGTAACTTACAATGGTGCTAAAGCTCATATGTTAGCAGAATACATTGAAGACGTTCCTGGAATTGCTCTTAAAGGAATTTCTAAAGAATTTCCATGGCCTGGTTCTAGATGTGGATGGATGGAGTATTACAACAGAGATAATGACATTCAGTTTAATGCACTCTGCCAAACACTTGATAACGCCAAAATGATTGAGGTGTGCTCTACAAAGTTACCTCAAATGGCTATTCCTAGAATTATGACCGATAAGCGCTACCTACCTTACAGAGAGGAAGCAAATAAAGCGATTGGTAGAAGAGCAGAAATTATTGCCAATCTTTTAGGCGATTTACCTCAGCTTACATTTAATAAAACATACGGAGCCTTTTATAATACCATCATTTTTAAGAAAGGGGTATTAAAAGAAGGTCAAGAACTACAAATAAACAACCCTAAAGTAGCAGAAATGCTTTCTTCTTGGATAGAAGAAAAGATGCCACTCGATAAACGCTTTGTGTATTATCTATTGGCAGCAAAAGGTGTTTGTGTAGTTCCTATTTCTTCTTTCTGCTCGGAACTTCAAGGTTTTAGAGTAACGCTATTAGAAGAAAATGAAGAGTTATTAGAAGAAACTTTTACGCATATCCGAGAGGCAGTGCTTGAATATTGTAAATAA
- a CDS encoding caspase family protein, whose product MKKILLSLFFILQIGVCIGQNSILILPYTPEEESLCDNYFYYNNKMAIAALEEVYKYNAYRVIDTKAPMQEIKAKNVCSLSNNEVRQMLLGGWQNTYVEVAYKLHKTTKGNYMDLYLFYKDAATHKALVTFKKTSSKRYSSDIKSFTNEIFETHFNAFIKECNWAKSNGKETDLSTLLIPSIAPPNSSKKEIKPLKQPKGSKVEEVKVATVVTETFPLSDVDQNIPKNNRVNENAVAVVIGNRTYRNADVPEVKYAINDALIVKQYLISTLGFKEGNIIFKEDATQADFNAIFGINGNPKGKLYNYVKPNVSDVYIFYSGHGAPNPETNKGYFVPVDTDPSLIQFNGYSLATFYENLGAVPYKNLTVIIDACFSGASEGGMLLKSISPVFIKTENKVLKDENAVVLTSAASEQVSSWYNEKYHSLFTYYYLKGIQGAADKNNDGIVDVKEMKAYLTDNVTYMARRLNNREQTPEIIGSEEIRLN is encoded by the coding sequence ATGAAAAAAATATTACTATCTCTATTTTTCATTTTACAAATAGGTGTCTGTATTGGTCAGAATTCTATATTAATTCTTCCATATACCCCAGAAGAAGAGTCTTTGTGTGATAATTATTTTTATTACAACAACAAGATGGCTATTGCTGCGCTAGAAGAAGTGTATAAATACAATGCGTATAGAGTAATTGATACCAAAGCACCAATGCAAGAAATTAAAGCAAAAAACGTTTGTAGTTTATCCAATAACGAGGTAAGACAGATGTTGTTAGGTGGTTGGCAAAATACGTATGTAGAGGTGGCTTATAAACTCCATAAAACTACAAAAGGGAATTATATGGATTTGTATCTTTTTTATAAAGATGCCGCAACACATAAAGCCTTAGTCACTTTTAAGAAAACGTCTTCAAAGCGGTATTCTTCGGATATTAAATCATTTACCAACGAGATTTTTGAAACACATTTTAATGCATTTATAAAAGAATGTAATTGGGCAAAATCAAATGGCAAAGAAACTGATCTGTCTACTTTATTAATACCTTCTATCGCTCCTCCAAATTCATCAAAAAAAGAAATAAAACCTTTAAAGCAACCTAAAGGAAGTAAAGTAGAAGAAGTAAAGGTAGCTACTGTTGTAACAGAAACGTTTCCACTAAGTGATGTGGATCAGAATATACCAAAAAACAATAGGGTAAACGAAAATGCCGTAGCTGTTGTAATTGGCAACAGAACCTATAGAAATGCTGATGTGCCAGAAGTAAAATATGCTATTAACGATGCGCTTATTGTAAAACAATACCTTATTTCTACTTTAGGATTTAAAGAAGGGAATATCATTTTTAAAGAAGATGCTACACAAGCAGATTTTAATGCCATTTTTGGTATTAATGGCAATCCAAAAGGCAAACTCTACAATTACGTGAAACCAAATGTCTCTGATGTTTATATTTTTTATTCTGGACACGGTGCACCCAACCCAGAAACAAATAAAGGTTACTTTGTACCAGTAGACACAGACCCTTCTTTAATACAATTTAATGGTTATTCTCTTGCTACATTCTATGAAAACCTAGGGGCTGTTCCATACAAAAACCTTACGGTAATTATAGATGCTTGTTTTAGTGGTGCATCTGAAGGTGGAATGTTACTAAAAAGTATATCACCTGTTTTTATTAAGACAGAAAATAAAGTTTTAAAAGACGAAAATGCTGTTGTTTTAACATCGGCTGCATCAGAACAAGTTTCTTCTTGGTACAACGAAAAATACCACTCTCTATTTACCTATTATTATTTAAAAGGAATACAGGGTGCTGCAGATAAAAATAACGACGGTATTGTTGATGTAAAAGAAATGAAAGCCTACCTAACAGATAATGTAACTTATATGGCTAGGCGATTAAACAACAGAGAACAAACTCCAGAAATTATAGGAAGCGAAGAGATTCGACTTAATTAG
- the ppk1 gene encoding polyphosphate kinase 1, protein MVNHDKISALINSSNYISRDLSWLQFNYRVLAQAQMPSRTVFERLKFLAITASNFDEFFMIRIGSLYNYIDFGKRRLDYSGLREDQFKEKLFLDIHEFTKMQFELIQKELAPQFEDNGFKISKVSELTEDEQDIVENYFSKMIFPLLTPMVYDTYHAFPVLNNLLMIFGVITHDKREETGNRRKISFVQIPKTLPKYYQIEREDYWVFVPIEEIIEAYITRLFRNVDIESVDLFRITRNGDFTLDESDDLDTDFLNELKSKLRTRKTGRVVRMEITKDPNPLLREILMERFDLDEDNIFESPVHLDFTRFWQIVGHKAFAYLQPSSPNYSTPVALQSFKRGDSDNIFDRLKKQDILLHHPYNSPDTMLELLEAAADDPKVMAIKMTIYRLAKDSRVTKALLRAVESGKQVSALFEVKARFDEENNLNEAKKLQVAGCFVIYGMSAVKTHTKLMLVVRNEGDKVRRYVHLGSGNYNESTAKLYTDIGLVTTKEAYGEDVSEFFNAITGHSQPKKYNKLLTAPRQMRKGFIHLIEQEAKNAKDGLASRIVIKVNSLQDEKLMDSLYLASQAGVKIDLIIRGICCIRPGREGLSENISVKSIVGDYLEHTRLFYFHNNGDPIVYGGSADAMSRSFDRRIESQFEIVDPLCRKEAINILEYNLKDNMNSFVMNEDGTYSKPTRAEGEKAFDIFKEFYSVSQKSVNKAKLL, encoded by the coding sequence ATGGTCAATCACGATAAAATATCCGCATTAATAAATAGTAGTAACTACATAAGTAGAGACCTTAGTTGGCTTCAATTTAATTATAGAGTATTGGCTCAAGCTCAAATGCCTTCGAGAACAGTTTTCGAACGTTTAAAGTTTTTAGCTATTACAGCATCAAATTTTGATGAGTTTTTCATGATTCGAATTGGCTCATTATATAATTATATTGATTTTGGTAAGCGAAGGTTAGATTATTCTGGATTACGTGAAGATCAGTTTAAAGAGAAATTATTTTTAGATATTCATGAGTTTACAAAAATGCAGTTTGAGCTTATTCAAAAAGAATTGGCTCCTCAGTTTGAAGACAATGGATTTAAAATATCTAAAGTAAGTGAGTTAACAGAGGATGAGCAAGATATTGTAGAAAACTACTTTAGCAAAATGATCTTCCCGTTGTTAACACCAATGGTTTACGATACTTACCATGCCTTCCCCGTACTAAATAATCTTTTAATGATTTTTGGTGTGATAACACACGATAAGAGGGAAGAAACAGGAAATAGAAGAAAAATATCGTTTGTTCAGATACCAAAAACGCTTCCAAAATATTACCAGATAGAAAGAGAAGATTATTGGGTATTTGTACCAATCGAAGAGATTATAGAAGCATATATTACACGTTTATTTAGAAACGTAGATATAGAATCCGTTGATTTATTTAGAATTACTAGAAATGGTGATTTTACTTTAGACGAAAGTGATGATCTAGATACAGATTTCTTAAACGAGCTGAAATCAAAATTAAGAACAAGAAAAACAGGACGAGTAGTAAGAATGGAGATCACTAAAGATCCCAACCCACTACTTCGTGAGATCTTAATGGAACGTTTTGATCTAGATGAGGACAATATCTTCGAGTCTCCAGTTCATCTTGATTTTACTCGTTTCTGGCAAATTGTTGGGCATAAAGCATTTGCTTACCTGCAACCATCTTCTCCAAATTATTCTACACCAGTAGCTTTACAATCTTTTAAAAGAGGAGATAGCGATAATATTTTTGATCGTTTAAAGAAACAAGATATTCTGTTGCACCACCCATACAATAGCCCTGATACAATGTTAGAGTTATTAGAAGCTGCCGCAGACGACCCGAAAGTAATGGCGATAAAAATGACAATTTATCGTTTAGCTAAAGATTCTAGGGTAACAAAAGCATTACTAAGAGCAGTAGAAAGTGGAAAACAAGTATCTGCTTTGTTCGAAGTGAAAGCACGTTTTGATGAAGAGAATAACTTGAATGAAGCCAAGAAATTACAAGTAGCAGGTTGTTTTGTTATTTATGGTATGTCTGCTGTAAAAACGCATACAAAATTAATGCTTGTAGTAAGAAATGAAGGCGACAAGGTAAGACGTTATGTGCATTTAGGAAGTGGTAATTACAATGAGTCTACTGCTAAATTATATACAGATATTGGTCTTGTTACTACTAAAGAGGCATACGGTGAAGATGTTTCTGAGTTCTTTAATGCAATAACAGGACATTCTCAGCCTAAGAAATACAATAAATTATTAACGGCCCCTCGCCAAATGCGTAAAGGTTTTATACACCTAATAGAGCAAGAAGCAAAGAATGCAAAAGATGGCTTAGCCTCTCGTATTGTTATAAAAGTAAATTCTCTGCAAGATGAAAAATTAATGGATTCGTTGTATTTAGCTTCTCAGGCAGGGGTTAAAATTGACTTAATAATTAGAGGGATTTGCTGTATTAGACCAGGTAGAGAAGGTTTAAGCGAAAATATTTCTGTAAAGTCGATCGTGGGAGATTATTTAGAACATACACGATTATTCTATTTCCATAATAATGGAGACCCAATAGTTTACGGTGGTAGTGCTGATGCTATGAGCCGTTCTTTTGATAGAAGAATAGAATCTCAGTTTGAAATTGTAGACCCACTTTGTAGAAAAGAAGCAATTAATATTTTAGAATACAATCTAAAAGATAACATGAATAGCTTTGTGATGAACGAAGACGGAACTTATTCTAAACCAACAAGGGCAGAAGGAGAGAAAGCGTTTGATATCTTTAAAGAGTTCTATAGTGTCTCTCAAAAGTCTGTCAATAAAGCGAAGTTGTTATAA
- a CDS encoding regulatory protein RecX has protein sequence MEYTFKQVLPKIAAYCSYQDRCRQEIQNRLQKWEYSYEDWPEVFAWLKDNKFWDEERYAASFVRGKFRGNKWGKRKIMMALYQKGVPQEIGNKALSEIKEEEYQEVALKLASKKIEHLREKGEEAHIVKGKTLQYLAGKGFESQTCYNAVDDAIYRLDNDVEEEF, from the coding sequence GTGGAGTATACTTTTAAACAAGTTTTACCTAAAATAGCTGCATATTGTTCGTATCAGGATAGATGTCGCCAAGAAATACAAAATAGGTTACAAAAATGGGAATACTCCTATGAAGATTGGCCTGAAGTATTTGCTTGGTTAAAAGACAATAAATTCTGGGACGAGGAGCGATATGCAGCTTCTTTTGTTAGAGGGAAATTTAGGGGGAACAAATGGGGTAAACGGAAAATAATGATGGCACTCTATCAAAAGGGTGTTCCCCAAGAAATAGGTAATAAAGCACTTTCTGAAATAAAAGAAGAAGAGTACCAAGAGGTAGCTTTAAAACTAGCAAGCAAAAAAATTGAACACCTTAGGGAAAAAGGAGAAGAAGCTCATATTGTAAAAGGAAAGACATTACAATATCTTGCCGGAAAAGGTTTTGAATCTCAAACCTGCTACAATGCCGTAGACGATGCTATTTATAGATTGGATAACGATGTTGAGGAAGAGTTTTAA